In Gemmatimonas sp., a single genomic region encodes these proteins:
- a CDS encoding glycine cleavage T C-terminal barrel domain-containing protein: MSDADAISPSITSLTPPELSPMVAPPAVPQAVHLAAPVLVYPEPLSAHDAAAYNDLRSESAWFESAGQWSTFRGPKAAEALNGLVTNDVTQLRPGEGQHAVALTPKGKVLCDMLIFRMDEETFMLTLLRTCAPQWLATARKYVNPRLAKVDDESDKWSTWMLYGAQALKAVAALGGANHTVEDLGDVMMQGLAEWKLWQHGLWNIGPVNVRLIRAPLMGTLPGFIIMADTRDAEVVRVRLEKSVYRHATRAVWNTARVEGGRPAWGLDMDDNTIPQEANLDTLGAISFTKGCYTGQETVARIHFRGHVNRRLRGLLGASALPQHGQVVDATGKLVGDVRSSVISPRLGPIAIAMLRREVQEGDTVIVEGTEGPITAEVRELPFPE, from the coding sequence TTGTCCGACGCTGACGCGATCTCCCCGAGCATCACAAGCCTGACGCCTCCGGAGCTGTCACCGATGGTGGCGCCTCCGGCTGTGCCTCAGGCTGTGCATCTGGCGGCGCCTGTCCTTGTGTATCCGGAGCCGTTGTCGGCCCATGACGCCGCCGCGTATAACGATCTGCGCAGCGAGTCGGCGTGGTTCGAATCGGCTGGTCAGTGGAGCACATTCCGCGGCCCGAAGGCCGCCGAGGCGCTCAATGGACTCGTCACCAACGACGTCACGCAGCTTCGCCCCGGCGAGGGTCAGCACGCTGTGGCGCTGACACCCAAGGGTAAGGTGCTCTGCGACATGCTGATCTTCCGCATGGACGAGGAGACGTTCATGCTCACGCTGCTGCGCACGTGCGCGCCGCAGTGGCTCGCGACCGCTCGCAAGTACGTGAACCCACGTCTCGCGAAAGTCGACGACGAATCGGACAAGTGGAGCACGTGGATGCTGTACGGCGCGCAGGCGCTGAAGGCCGTGGCCGCGCTCGGCGGCGCCAATCACACGGTCGAAGATCTGGGCGATGTGATGATGCAGGGACTCGCCGAGTGGAAGCTGTGGCAGCATGGTCTCTGGAATATCGGACCGGTCAACGTACGGCTCATTCGCGCGCCGCTGATGGGCACGCTGCCTGGCTTCATCATCATGGCGGATACCCGTGACGCCGAGGTCGTGCGCGTGCGTCTCGAGAAGTCGGTGTACCGGCACGCCACGCGAGCGGTGTGGAATACCGCACGCGTGGAAGGCGGACGTCCGGCGTGGGGACTCGACATGGACGACAACACGATCCCGCAGGAAGCGAATCTCGACACGCTGGGCGCGATTTCATTCACGAAGGGCTGCTACACAGGACAGGAAACCGTGGCCCGCATCCACTTCCGCGGACACGTGAATCGCCGCCTGCGCGGACTCCTCGGCGCGTCAGCACTGCCGCAGCATGGCCAAGTGGTGGACGCCACCGGCAAACTGGTGGGCGACGTGCGCAGCTCGGTGATCTCGCCGCGCCTGGGGCCGATCGCGATCGCGATGCTGCGACGGGAAGTGCAGGAAGGCGACACGGTGATCGTGGAAGGCACCGAAGGCCCGATCACCGCCGAAGTGCGCGAACTTCCGTTCCCCGAGTAG